ACTTTTTAGGCTGTTTCAGGCATTTTATTGTAAgaagttttttaaatgtatactAATGGGTAGACTAAATATTAGTAACATCTCTTAAACTTCTGAACTAAAGTGAAATGACCTGAAACATCTTTCTAGAACAGTCTCCCTATATAAAGCTGAACATTATAACCTTGATGCAGGAAGGATTTACTTTCAGGAATGTTTTATTACACATAAGGTTTCATTAGGTGTACCTAGGTGTGAACTGAGTGTAGTGACCCAATAGATAAAATCTGGCATTACATATTACAATATTAAGATATGCAAAATGTGCATTCAGCAAGTTTTGATCTATGGAGAAAGTAGCTAACAATGTACCTATTGATTCATACATATTTTTCAATGAACAAGCAATGAGTCATTTGTTCCAGGCTAGATTAAACACCTCTGTGTGTCACATGCTGGTAGCTGCTTTCATTTGGATTTCTGACAGCTTGAACTGGACTGTGAATGTGCTGCAGACACAAGTTGTCCTCTAAATGTTATTCTGTGCTTATTCATTCTAGTTTgagttttaatttaaatactGCACTTTAAACCAGGGTGTCTCACTTCATTGAAACCTTTATCAACCTTATATCTCCTCTGTGGTGTCTCGGCTGTCTGTGTTTGAGGGCTTTTATAAAAAACCAGTGCTTGGTGTATGAAGACAGAACATGCTCTGTGTTGAGGTAATACTCCAACTTTCTGACTCAGTGCATTAGCCACGCTTTGCCCTGGAGTTAGTTACTTGACTCTTACACTTAATGTAGAGCGGAATTAACAAACAGGACAGATACTGAAGGAAGCTGTGTCTGAATGGAAGACTTTCTGAAATCTGCAGGTTTGATCAGCATGTGTGTGACTTCTGATGAATGAGACAATTCAATGCACAGCTTACTTTATAATCCTGACTGACCCTCTGGAGTCAGACTGCCGCTAATTTTAAACCACTTTGTGTGGCAGGTGTGTATCAGCAGAGCTCTGACTCCTGAGGAACAACCAAACTACTGACCTTCAGGGCTGAAAACAACCTCACTGTATTTATTCACCTGCTGCAACACTTACTTTTGTCCTTCCATTGATTGTGTAGTTTCCCAGTTTGCCGTTACAATGTCTGATCAGGTCGTCCATGCGACTCATTAGAAAGCGGATCTTGTCGCAGCCGGCCTCTTTCCCCTCTATCCACGTGATTTTGTCCCCTCGGATGTCTTTAGTGGAGTCGCTTTTTTGACTGACCAACTGGCCGTCAGTGAACCTGCCAGTTTTGTGCAGTGCCTTGACATTATCCAATATGCCTAGCCCAGTCTCTGTCCCTAGAAAGTTGTCCACCACACAGATACCGTGCTTGTTCATACACGGGACGATGTACTCCTGGGCAAGTTTCAGAGGCGATAAACTAGTTTGTCCGTTAGGTGTGGCGGTATTATTGGAGCCGTCATTCCCCGGCGTGTTTCCGATTCCAGGTATCCCTGTGTCTTCGGGTTGTGGTACAGACGCACTGTCCGCCTGCTCGGAGCTTTTCTTTTGTGGGCATTTCTCCGGCGCCTCGTCGTCCCCCGGCGGCTGAGCTTGCTCGGGTATCTGTTTGGGAACCTGCGCCTTGTCCACCTCCCTACAACTGAGCTTGTGTTTCTTCCAGTGCTGTTTCTGGTGGTCCTTGCTGCAGTAAAAGGAGCTCCGGCACCTACCGCACTTGAGGAGGTTCTCCATTTTCCCACAAAGTTCACAGTACTGTCGTTCTCGGTCCAAATCGCTCTGCTGCTTCTGCATGTTTGCGACTGCAGCGGGGTGCACTGCGCCTTTAATTCCGATCCTTCACACGCGCCCTGCTAACCGACAACTTTGGAGACGATCCGCCGCCTCTGCCACGCTACACCGAGCGAAACCGTGAAGTGAGACTCAAAACCCGGCCATTCCTGCGCACGTACTCCCTCTTCACATCTTGTATCAATGGAATAATGCGACAACGTGAGCCCCGAGCTGAGCATTTCGGGCTGGGTCGAGGTCTTCATGAGGCATTTCTGCGGGCTAGCTGTCGGTCAGACGATAGTGCATGGCGCCTCTCCGTGTGTGCTCAGCCTGTCTGTGGGCCAGCCCCGACGTGACGACCACGCACAAGTCCCGCCCCTCCCGCGGTGCCTTCGAAGGCCGTCGGACAGGTTAGCAGCCTCGAAAAACGTGGAGGTTGTGATGATGTGTCCTGTGGTGAATCAATACTGTTATCTGGTACAGACTTGTGATTACTCTCTATGATCAGGAACATAATGAGGAGCATTAAGGATACATCACATTCACAAAGTAGCCTGTTCTCCCTGTTGTTCTCAAGTAGGAGGGACAGGAGTCTCAAAACACAGGcgttgtatatatatttatatatatatatgaagcctgtgaaaaaaatataaaaagctgtatatatatgcatacatatatagctttttgtattttttatatatatctatttacacattttctgtAGTGGAGTCTCCCAGCCGAGTATTTCACACGATTGAATTGTGTAACTGGGGTGACAATGAACATCCTTAACCTGAATCTTGAATTTTGAATGCAAGATTGAGTCCTGGAGGAGACAGAGCCTTTTCTGTCAGGCCTCCACTATTATTGAATGACCTGCCCGAAAATCTCAGACTTCCAAATTCAATATCTTCCAGTATATTCACTTTTGAAAACTCACTTTTAATCATAGTGCTTTATTACAATATTGATTATTTTACTTTAgtcatttatttcatatttgcatGAATGATGTAATGTGTATGCAGGAATGTGTGTGAACCTGGTATTGTTTTCTATCCTATGTTCTTTTTATATCTGCCTTGTAAAGCACCTTGTAATTGCTTGTTTGataagtgctatataaataaacttttattattatttattatgttattaacATATTGGCTTGATTTTACTCAAGCACCATGACAGTTTTGTGGTATTTTCAGCTCAAGTTCTTTACTGTTACATTTCATTACAcaagtataaaaaaataaaaatcttagGCTTCAGCTCCTTAAGCGCCTTAAGTAAGAAATAAAGCAACAGTATGTGGAGTGTGGTGTGCATATGTCTTTTCTTATATATGAATAACTATCTTTATGTGAATAGTATAAgtgtataaatacatattttcttgTACATAAAGGAAactgatcaaatataataataattaaaataattacaattatatatgaaataatatattatttgtaaaataatagaACATTGTGAAACGACTGTACATTTGAAGTTGGCCTACTCATTTATTGAAGTATTTTTACAGTTggtattgctacttttacttaaatataGCATCTTAATACAACTtattaaagggttttttttatgatttagtGAAGATAAAcatcaacaaacacatttttttctttttatctttgcCACATCATTCTTTGGTGTTGAGGTCTAACtcaaatatttttcaaaaaaacagTGCAATTTTATTTACATGTCCAAAGTTTTATTTCTTCAAACAGCTTGTCTAAGCATTACAAAATAAGTTGTGTAATCGTATTACTCACAGCAGAGGCGCTGGAATTAACAAGGGGATAAAAGCTCGAATGTAGGAGCTTGATGGGagcacctgaaggcagcatCAGTCAACGTCAACGTCAGTGTGTTTTGCCCTCATTCCTGACTTGCATTTGTGAAATTCCTTTCACACAACAAAAGAATATTTTGCACTAAGATTTTCCTGCTGTTATGGTAAAATGATTAGTTGGATAGAGCGTAGTTTATGAAGCTCACTATTCTATCGAGAGGGATCTAAATCGACTATCGGAATGTATATTGCAACAAATGTTAGCAGTCTTTTTATAGAGTGTAAACACATCCTGATTAACATGACATCGTATATGGTGCTGCGGTCTAGCACTCATCACAACAATGAGAGAAAGGGGTCTGTGAGTGACAAGGAGTGTGCTGCTGTGCAGAGGCAAAGCGCAAACTCAAGTTGGCACCAGTCGTGTGGCACGTAGACAGTCTGCAGGAGTCCCTGGAGGAGGGGTTACTGGAAATAAGCGAGTAATCTGATAAAGAAAGGTTGgatgaaacatattttaatagAAACAAATGACACAGACGAAAACAAGGATGGCAGTCTGGAGATGACTGATTTGCTAATCTTAGTATTGACTAGAAATAGAACTTTGACTGTAAATAAGGAAGGAGCTGTGGTCACTCCATTCTGAATAAGTTCACCGCAGGACTATGCATACAATTAAAAGATGCAGTATTTTCAACAATTAACACTGCAGTaatatcctttaaaaaaataatattttataagtCAAAAACATAATTCATGTTTCAAAACGAGTGCATGTGCCAATTGCATTTAAAACGATgtgttattaaaaaataaatttaaaaaaattaaaaaattaaaaacagcaaatatgacTTTAAATTGGGAAATTGGGAAAAGGcttgaaaaaatataaattccCTCCTCTGCTGTGTAACTACATATCCCAGAATGCACCACTCTTCATTTCCGGTTACGCGTGTAAACAGCGCAAAAGCCCCGAGATGAACGAGTCCACGTGAATGCCTGCTATTAAAACACGTAAATACAATAGATTTGGCACTTTGGGTTGTCATTAGCGTTTGTTTAGATAGTTTATCTTCGGTTAGAAATGATAACTTTTACGTGTAagctcagctgttgtgtctggTTACCTCGATAATACCCGATAGCTGTAAAGCACGCTGCCTCGTTTTAGTTCAATTACATTTGATTTGCAGTATTACGGACTTTCTACTTCACTAAACCACTGAACTCCAACGCTGAAGGCATGAATAAGCGAGAAGGTAAATCCACGTTTTCATGTAAACTTGAATTGTTGTTGTCTGCATTGTTTGAGAGACTGAAGTGTGGTGAGAAATGATTCCTATGTTGATGTTTTAAGTGTTGGTCTGCTACACAAGTTCTTTAGTTTGCTGCTAATACATGTGGTAAACCTGACAAAGTAACAGTAATGTATGCTTTACCAAATCTAATTCTCAGTAGGACTACACAAGTGCTTTAGTTTGCTGCTAATGTAAGTGGTGAACCTGGCAAAGTAGCAGCAATGTTTTCCTAATATAATTATATGTAGGGCTGCAAATATTGGTTTTCATTGCTGATCAATCCCCACCCACATTATTTTGGATTAATCTAGCAATCATTTAGTCTattaaatatcagaaaatagtcattctctacaaaaaaaaagattgtgtttgaacatttattcatttgagAACTAGCAAACACATTTGAGATTATAAGAATTGTTTATAAgattattatatatgtgtgtttttttgtggattGACTTTCAGCTCAGTAGTATGTTTCCATAAAAATGGGACATGTGAGagacagtgtttttaaaaaatgagttgTGTCAGAATCAATGCTGCACAGTCCGAAATATCCTGACCTGTAATTTATTAGTATGAATCAGGCTCTAAAAATGCTCGATGCCACACTGTCTTGAATGCAACCCAGCAGCATCTTTCATACACTCTGCCTTAAGAATATCCTAACTCCTCACAGGCTAGTCAATGTTAAGGTTAAAGTAGCCGTAAAAGACATTACTGATGACAGAGAGGCTGATGGGCAACAAGGGGAGAGGACGTTGCGGGTATATGTCATGCACTGTAACCACTCAACTACAATGGTGCTTCATGTCAAGTGATCTTCATGCATGTAATTAGTAGAGTGCCCCTTAACTTTGACAAGGTGATTGGTGaagaaatgaagtgaaaaatgAAAGCAGCTAGCTGGATGCATCATCTGACCTTCTCTGTATCATAACAGCTGAAGGATGCGCGCGGAAAAATGCTGATGCAGCTCAGGACCGTGACTTGAGTGCCAATCCGTCCTCACCTATCGTTGCTTCCTTTAAAGGTAACTGCActctcagcttttttttttttacttccactTTTCATTAATAAAGCATACTAATATGTCCATTTTCTGATGAACCTGTATCTCTTTGAAAGTTTTCCAGCAGGAGCTTGA
This portion of the Scomber japonicus isolate fScoJap1 chromosome 14, fScoJap1.pri, whole genome shotgun sequence genome encodes:
- the egln1a gene encoding egl nine homolog 1, with amino-acid sequence MQKQQSDLDRERQYCELCGKMENLLKCGRCRSSFYCSKDHQKQHWKKHKLSCREVDKAQVPKQIPEQAQPPGDDEAPEKCPQKKSSEQADSASVPQPEDTGIPGIGNTPGNDGSNNTATPNGQTSLSPLKLAQEYIVPCMNKHGICVVDNFLGTETGLGILDNVKALHKTGRFTDGQLVSQKSDSTKDIRGDKITWIEGKEAGCDKIRFLMSRMDDLIRHCNGKLGNYTINGRTKAMVACYPGRGTGYVRHVDNPNGDGRCVTCIYYLNKDWNAKEHGGLLRIFPEGKAQFADIEPKFDRLLLFWSDRRNPHEVQPAFSTRYAITVWYFDADERARAKEKYLTGAGEKGVKVELGKPSDPS